In the Carcharodon carcharias isolate sCarCar2 chromosome 8, sCarCar2.pri, whole genome shotgun sequence genome, CCCCGTGTTACCACAGTGACCATTACCCCTTGTTTCCAGACCATTACCCCTTGTTACCACAGTGACCATCACCCCTTGTTTCCAGACCATTACCCCGTGTTACCACAGTGACCATTACCCCTTGTTACCACAGTGATCATTACCCCTTGTTATCAGAATGACCATTACCCCTTGTTACCAAAGTGACCATTGCCCCTTGTTACCACAGTGACCATTGCCCCTTGTTACCACAGTGACTATTGGCCCTTGTTACCACAGTGACCATTGCCCCTTGTTACCACAGTGACCATTACCCCTTGTTTCCAGACCATTACCCCTTGTTACCACAGTGACCATTGCCCCTTTTTACCACAGTGATCATTACCCCTTGTTATCAGAATGACCATTACCCCTTGTTACCAAAGTGACCATTGCCCCTTGTTACCACAGTGACCATTGCCCCTTGTTACCACAGTGACTATTGGCCCTTGTTACCACAGTGACCATTGCCCCTTGTTACCACAGTGACCATTACCCCTTGTTTCCAGACCATTACCCCTTGTTACCACAGTGACCATTGCCCCTTTTTACCACAGTGATCATTACCCCTTGTTATCAGAATGACCATTACCCCTTGTTACCAAAGTGACCATTGCCCCTTGTTACCACAGTGACCATTGCCCCTTGTTACCACAGTGACTATTGGCCCTTGTTACCACAGTGACCATTGCCCCTTGTTACCACAGTGACCATTACCCCTTGTTTCCAGACCATTACCCCTTGTTACCACAGTGACCATTACCCCTTTTTACCACAGTGACCATTACCCCTTGTTACCACAGTGACCATTACCCCTTGTTGCCAGATCATTGCCCCTTGTTACCACAGCAACCATTGTCCCTTGTTACCACAGTGACCATTACCCCTTGTTACCACAGTGATCATTACCCCTTGTTATCAGAATGACCATTACCCCTTGTTACCACAGTGGCTATTGCCCCTTGTTACCACCGTGACCATTGTCCCTTGTTACCACAGTGACCATTACCCCTTGTTACCACAGTGATCATTACCCCTTGTTATCAGAATGACCATTACCCCTTGTTACCACAGTGGCTATTGCCCCTTGTTACCACAGTGACCATTACCCCTTGTTTCCAGACCATTACCCCTTGTTACCACAGTGATCATTACCTCTTGTTACCACAGTGACTATTGCCCCTTGTTTCCAGATCATTACCCCTTGTTACCACAGTGACCATTAACCCCTTTTTTATCACAGTGACCATTACCCCTTGTTAGCACTAACTGATTGGAGGATTCCTTGAGACTTTCTGGCTCCTATGTGACTCTCAGTGATGTCCACAAAACTTGAATCCTAGAAACACAATGTAAATTGGTCAAATTCTCAGATAATTCACAAATTCAGTTAACTAAATATATTTGGAATAAATTGTTAATCTCATTCTTAGTGATCATAAACCTAtcaaattgtcattaaaaaacccatctggttcactaatgccctttagggaaggaaatctgcctccatgtgcctccagacccacagcgcagactcttaactgccccctgaaatggcctagcaagtctcagtggtggcttaccaccaccacctgctcaagggcaattaaggatagtcaataaatgctggcctcacacTCCAAGAACAAATATAATAAAAACAGTCCTGGAAGCAAGACAGGGGACAGTCAAGAGGCTGATTGCTAGTGTTAGATGATTGAACTATAAACAAAGGTTAGGAAGTTAAAAAAACAGGAGGGGATCTTAGTAGGGTCACCAGCCTTGCAAGATTGTCCTGATCTCTTGGAATGGTGGATTGATCTCCAGGACACCGCTAGGAGCAACTCAAAGCAGCAGTAAGTGCAATTATTTCATCTTAGCAGTCACaaaattgttggagatggtgggggaggggtgggggagcagcGAAGGTTGTTCGGGCGACAATCAGGTGATGGCAAATCTGTTGACTTCCCCATTGGCTGTGGGAAGAATGGGAATGTGGGGTGagcagttgggggggtgggggtgtagaagATTACGTAATGAAAGGTCAAGGAatacatccagccagagtttgGCAAGCCTTTTGACCTCAGACAGCATTACAATATTTCTCCACTTGACCTGTCTGGTCTATAtttcagcagcaggaaatgcTCTCGAAGCCTCCTTTGGGGTGGAGTGACTGTGTTGGCGGCCATGCTCATTGCTGGGCAAGTTGTCAGCGTCATGTTCTTGCTGAAGCAACAGGACAAGATAACGGACCTGCAGAAGACAACCGATCGAATCGAAAACAAGTACTCATCAAGCCGGAGCCCAGTCAGTACGTACATCTTCCTCCCTTTCAGTTCAATTGTTTTGATTAAAGCCCAAATAAATCTGAGCCCCCTCAAGGCAGAACAACATAACATCAGCCAGACAGCGAGTTGATTGAAAGCAAACTGTTGTGTATTTTATATTCCAGagttatgcagagatgacactagtttctaagtgTGCAGCGTATTTGCAGCGTTTTAGTTAATACTTGAAAATCTCTCTCAGCTCTCGGCTGGGCTAGCTCTTTCTACAGTTTGTTTATTTTCCTCTGAGtcaacacccaggcttaaccaatcaagcacagtgagcatcaatagcaAATAGACGCACATAATCAAACACCGAATAATCGAACACTGCACAAAGTTAGCGACAGTAATCTGATGCGAAGCTGAATCAAAACCAACCTCTACAACATGAAAGATCCCCAAGTTTGATTTAAAAAAGAACCCTCCAGGTGCTTTCTTGGGGAGCTTCCCTTTATGGTGTGTACAGTAAACTGGAGAGACCAGGGAAGCCGGGGAGTTGTtcaccttagagcagagaaggttaagaagagaTTTAATGGAGGCGCCCAAAATTATGACTGGTTTTGATAAAGTAGGAGAAATTGTTTCTTTGGAAAGTGCTTTGTTGTTACATAGTTACCCAGtaggtacagcacagaaacaggccattcagcccaaaagcTCCCTGCTGATGTATGTGCTGTACACAAGCCTCCTCACACCATTCTTCATCCAGCcacatcaacatatccttccattTCTTTtgccctcatgtgcttatctaattTTCCCTTAAATGCGTCTATGCTATTGGCGTCAATCACTCCACATAGTATTGAGCTCTACATTCGCTCTTCTCCCTGGGTCAGGAATGGTCTCCTGACTTCTCTATTGGCTTTAATAGTGACTTTCTTATATTTATGACACCCAGTTTTACTGGCAAGTAGAACCAATGATGCCTACCCTATCAACACTTTCGTAATCTTAAGTAGCTCTATCAGGTGACCCCACAGCTTTCCCAGTCTGGTAACCAatggtcacagtttaaaacaattggcaaaataaccagagagaaaataagGTGCAAAGGTTTCACACTTTtaaggcacagcagatggtaaatactgagctgctcaaatccgagaaggaaacttgaaacaaatgccacaactgttttgcaatttgtattttgatttcgagatgtgtgcccttAAATTCAGTGGTAATAAATCCACTGAGTcttaaagagtttttttttacaaaactaaaacatttattaataaaagaaatatttTTTAGGCAAATACATAAGTCTATaaattagaacaaagaacaaagtaaagtatagcacaggaacaggcccttcggccctccaagcctgcgccgatcatattgcccgtcaactaaaacattttgcacttccggggtccgtatccctctattcccatcctattcaggtatttgtcaagctgcctcttaaacaccactatcgtacctgcttccaccacctcctctggcagcgaattccagacactcactaccctctacgtaaaaaacttgccccacacatctcctctatcgttttctcctctcaccttaaatctatgtcccctagtaattgactcttccaccctgggaaaaagcttctgactatctactctgtccatgccactcataattttgtaaacttctatcaagtcgcccctcaatctccgtcgctctagtgagaacaatctgagtttctccaacctctcctcataactaataacctccagaccaggcagcatcctggtaaacgtcctctgcaccctctccaatgcttccatatccttccggtaatgtggtgaccagaattgcacgcaatattccaagtgtggcctaaccaaggttctatacagctgcagcatgacttcccagcttttatactcagtacccctgccgatgaaggcaagcatgccatatgccttcctgactaccttatccacctgcgtttcCACTTGCAGTAACCTGTGGGCCtatacacccagattcctctgcccgtcgatgcacttaagggttgtGCCATTCACTATATAATTCCTGCctatattagaccttccaaaatgcattaactcgcatttgtctggattaaactccatttgccatttctctgcccaagtctccaaccgatctataccccattgtatcctttgacaatctgcaactcctccaatcttagtgtcatctgcaaacttactaattagcccagttacattttcctccaaatcatttatgtatacgacaaacagcaaaggtcccagcactgatccctgcggaaaacctctagtcacagctctccattcagaaaagcacccttccactgctaccctctgtcttctatgaccaagccaattctgtatccatcctgccagctcacctctgatcccgtgcgactttaccttctgtaccagtctgccatgagggaccttgtcaaaggccttactgaaatccatgtatataacatccactgcccttccatcatcaatcatctttgtcacttcctcgaaaaactcgatcaagttagtgagatacgaccttcccttcacaaaaccatgctgcctctaaCTAaaacgcccatttgcttccaaatggtagtaaatcctgtcatgaagaatcttctccaataatttccctagcactgacataaggctcaccggcctgtaatttcctggattatccctgctacccttcttaaacaatggaacaacactggccattctccagtcctctgggacctcacccgtagccagtgaggatacaaagatttctgtcaaggcacCTTACTACTGTCATACTACTATGGCAACTCCTAGCTCCCCttattaatctgactcccagttgcccctctgttaaggcaacagtaaaaacaaaatagattttaacagacccaggcaaagcacatgatACTTTGAGCAGGGATATTCACAATGAGttctcttagctttggttcctataggcagcagcttggtacatagaggctggaggcttttcacactcattagatcttagaatgccttcttccttaaacataacctcatctcctttatacatgtttctccctttttaatgtaaatcccattgtttcaatatgtcttcggactttacctttctaataataaaaatctttcaattttatcagtaagctttgggaaacataaacacactgtttggcttcttctggctaagtgtaaaaTTTAACCCTCTGAAATTCACGattactctggtttatctcagaatgcaaattttccttctaCACCTCAcactctaaaacttcagccatgtttacttatttaacatttcaatcctagcttctcttctgatacatcgaagccttcagaccagctgtctgtaattcagttaagaccccccactcccacaattcacacacacagacactatccagaccccactattcctactttacaatgAATCCCAATAACCTTATAAAATGATTACATTTTCATGAATCACACGAGGGGTGGTATGGCTTGGAACACATTACCTGAAAAGGCGGTAGAATCAGATTATGTAAGAAGCTTTACAAGGCACATGGACGTTGAAGGGGACTAAGCTGCAAGGTTACGGAGTTAATACTGGGCTTGGGactaaattggatagctcttacaCTGActgaatggaccaaatggccaccCTCTGCTGTAAGATTTTATGATTCGATAATTAGGCGGAGGAGTAGAGCATTCAgatccttgagcctgttccatcatttaaTTAGATCTTAACATCTATCACCTTAGTTTCATCACCTGGAACACTCTTGTGCAACCAAAATCTGGGCTCGGATTTTCATGCCACCGTCCATGTTGGAACAGAGATTGGTTGGATTTAAAAGTGGTAGACTGGACCCGATTCGGGGACTCCTGTCCCCATTCCCAGCAATTTTCACTGGCACAGGGTAAGAGCATGCATGGCAAGACCACACCCTGCATGCCCAACTTAGCTAGCTTCATTGCCAGGATAGGCATCTCCCATCCACCTCCCTACATCACCCTGCAATTAGTATGGAATCGGGCCAGGTTCTAGATGACTCATAGTTCATGGCCCCTCAGAGGAACCATGAACCATACTCTGGATTCTGGAACCTTTTGAGAGGTAAGTGTAAACTGTCTTACCCATACCCACTCCAGACCCTCCCAAGCCTTTGTATCTTCCATACCCACACACCAGAgccaatgagccatataataataataataataatggctAGTCTTGAAATGCTAAACGAAAAAAAAAACATACTGCTGTCCTTACAACCCTATAACAGTGTCAGTCAGACAGAGCCATTCATAGTATCAATAAGAGAGGCTTCCCCTCACTTCACAACTCTTAGCTTGTCcaaacaaacatacaaacaccAACAAAATGGAACAAAGAATAACTTACTATAACCTCATAAAGATGTCAGTCAATCAAAGCAATACTCCATTTCAGAAACAGTACACCCGCTGattgaatttgtttgtgttttggagctcagccaagcatttataATGAGGCCACCTGGCAACTGTATCAACAGTGACAGATTGCCAGACACTTGTTTCTCAAAATGAGCTCATTAGGTTATTATAACCTCGTAAAAATGTCAGTGATTCCACTGAACATCTGTCTCAATGGACTATCAGATCTcagaactcagccaagcattcataatggccaCAGCTAGCAAAACATTGGCTTCTGAACTCGAAAGGTTGAAATTGAAATAACTGATGATAGCATTTCAAAACAGATTGCCTGTCAATCATTGGAGAGGAGCAATTGCTCAGGTTCTTTTTACCTTTCACAGTCAGGGCCATCTGTATATTTAAATCCCAGTGCCAAACATGACATGGAGGGGTTTCCAACACATTTTCCACACTTTTGAATGCAATTTGGCATTTTCTCCATTGGGAAAAGTACTGTAATACATGTCAACATTTACACAATGGTGGTCAATTTAATGCTTACCTTACTTTTACAGAACAGAGCCCTGTgctgaatcactgcattaaaaactcagctacattacaatacagcatctaatAACAACGTTTGAAGGTGTGAAAACATTTAACTCTTCCCTGTCAGAATGTTCCTGACTCCTGTTCCCCAGTTGTCACAAACTCTCAAGGAGGTGCATTTATCTGGCCTCCTTAAAGCCCACACCAGCACATGAAAATAGTGCGCAGGAGGAAATACAATTTTCCAGGGGTCTTCACAGTGGGGACCTCAAACTCAGAAGTGGTGTATGTGCATTTTTCAGCCAAGACCTGCCCGAACCATGAATAGGCCGCAAGAGAATGATGTGGCGACCGGAACGTCACACCTCTACTGGGAGATTAAAATTTGCCTCCATGTCTtcctttcatgttgtcaatgcGATGCACTAATAAAAATATCATCACCTTTTATTTCTTCAGGGCCTAGACCAATAATGCATTTCCGACCCATGATGATGGATATGCCCATTGCCTACATTGACCCAAATATGGAAAAACCAAAGGTAACTTTCAGCAAATCCGGAAAAGCAAACACTTGCACTTAAGTGAATGGGTGAATAAAAATGAAACTCAATCAACACCACCAAAAGGCACATTCAGCGGCTAGTCATCTGAGTTACTATTttgtgatcttgctgtgtacaataaCAGTGGCTGTTGCATTTGGGCCGACATGATTACAGTGACTGATCTTCAATACAAACACATTGGGGACAGAGCTGTTCTCAGAATGGGACACAGTGTTACACAAATAGAAGGTCCCTGAAATTGGGCTGCTATCTCAACAGGCCCCTGCCCTAAGTCCTTCCGGGGGCTTGGTGGAGACAAAGGAACCATGTACCAGTGTAGTGATAggttgggaggttgggggggtggtggggggtgggggggtggtcagtggtggAACCAACAGAGGGAAAATTCATTACTTTAAGGTCACCCAATGTCATTCTGGAGGAACATCTACATTTACCTCCCCTcgcaccatccccccaccccccactccaacaCCACCATTCTCTGTATTCAGCTGTAGGCCTATGAGCCTCCAATGGAGCAAACCAAGCCCCACCTCTGGTGAGGCCCACGCCTCAGCCGGGACTCTGCAAGGTGGGCATGGGACCGCCTGCTATCTTGCGTTGGACCCCAGCAGGATCGGGACCCGGACTCCCCGagattggtggtggtgggggtgggggtgggggggggcggtgggggggtgggtgcggaggGCCTGTGTTCAACACCTCGTCCGGCAGTGGAGTGCTTCCTCGGTGCCAGCACTGTGAGCATCAGCCTAGTTTTTAACGTTTCAATCTCTGGAGCATTCGGGACTTGCTGACCCAGAGGCAAGAAAGTTACCCGCTGGGAGCtggcatatccttcctgagatgcggTGGCCCAGAACTGAATGCGACAGATCAGGCAGGACCGTACCGGGACAAATTGTGCGGTGAATGTTGATTTGAGGGCAGTTTTTAACGGTCACAAATATATAATCATTTCTCTTTGTGATTATTTCTCCACAGGTTCCAAAATCCActccctccaaacccatgactttgCTGGAAAAAGTGCAGGAACTGCTGGAGGTATCATTAGAGGAAATTTTTGGAAGCTATTGTAGGATCGTGGAATGATACAGAACAGGAAGGGACCATTTGGCCATTCATGCCCATGCCAGCTCCTTGAAAGAGAGCTATCCAAGTCGTCCCACTCCACCACCTCCGACCCCAGAGCCCTGCAATTcctttcttttcaaatatttatccaactccctttgaaAGTTTATTATTTgagctgcttccaccatcctttctggCGGcaagttccagatcacaactcccTGCGTGAGAAAAAAacctcctcatttcccctctggtaCCTTCACCGATTAACTTCaacctgtgacctctggttactgacccagcTTCAagtgggaactgtttctccctagTTACTCTCTCAAAACCTGTCGTGGTTTTGAACGCCTCCATTAAATCTCACCTTAACCTTTCTcggctctaaggagaacaatcccagcctctccagcCTCACCCCATAATGGAAGCTCCACAGCGCTGGTATCAATCTAACaaatcccctccacctccccccccacctccaaggccttgacatccttccaaaagtgtggCAATCGGAATTGGACGCAATAGTCCGtctgggggctgggtcagtgattTTTGAGGGGTTTATAAAAGTGATTTCAACAGGCCAAACTTGCAGGGCGGTGGGAAAGGGATGGGCAGTGCGTGCCGGACTAATAGGGCAGCTCTTTCttagagctggcacaggcacaatgggctgaatggccctgcaGAACTAACGATTTTTCATATTGTGACCTGAGTGTAGAAAAAATGGCCCAAAAGGCATTGGAAGGCTTCGATCATTCACACAAATTTCACAAGCGTGCAGTAAGGAAAAGCACTTGATGGAACTTCAGGCCGTTTGAATTTTGTAACACAAATTTGGGCAGGAGGGTTAACATAGTTGGGCAGTGACTGCACCTTTGGTAGAACGGTTGACCAATTATGACAATTTTGTTGATTTTTCAATGGCAGAAAGAGAACACAACCAAGAACATTCCAGAATTTAACAGCACCTTCCCGACCAACCTCAAGCTGCTGAGAGACAGCATGACGGAATCCGATTGGCAGGTTAGTGTTGAGTCCTGCTTTGTCACAGAGAATTACATCGAATTTACACCACAgataaaggccatttggcccaactgatcCACGCCAGTGTTAATGCTCCACACGAGCCATCTCCCACCTCACCCTATCAGCGTGACCTTCTAATCCTTTCTCCCCCTTGCATTTCCCCTGAAATGCATCAGTGCTATTCGCCTCAAGCACtgcctgtggtagcaagtttcacattcttcCCCACGCACTGAGTAACaaagttcctcctgaattccttcttggatttattagtaagTGTCTTACATTGATTATCTCTATAGTTTTGgattccaccaccccaccccccctccccagcatAGGAACTGGAATTCAGGCTAGTTCTGCTATTCAgtgatatcatggctgatctgtactttAACTTCATCCACCTACCTTGTTCCGTAGCTCCTTAATACCCATGGCTAGCAAAGATTTAACACTGTCAGATTATAAAATGAATAATTGAACTGGCATCTACTGCTTTTTCTGTGGGAGAGACTGCCATATTTTCACCAGGAAgaattggaaacatcttctctactcCTACTGTTTCAAAATCATTCATAAGTTTAAAGTTTGAGGAAACTTTTACCTTCAGTGTTTGAGCTTGATATGAGAGATGCGTCAATACTTAACAAGTAGAATAAATCTAATTCTCTCACTTAAAGTGAACTCACAATCCAGTTCAAAggataaaagctaaatactgcagatgctggaaatctgaaataaaaacagaaaatgctggaaaaaaactcagcaggtctggcagcatccacggagagagaaacagttaacgttttgagtctgtatgacttaaGAACTTCTTCagatgctctgaagaagggtcatacggactggaaatgttaactctgtttctccctccacagttgctgccagacctgctgagtttttccagcattttccatttttaatccAATTCGAAGGACCTGTTCCAAGTCCTTAGATGCTGACCGTGTGATATATCTTTTGTTTACAGGACTTTAACACTTGGCTCAAGAACTGGCTTCTCTTTCAACTCATACAGGAGAAGAAGGAGGCAGCCCCAACACCCAgtgcaccccaaccccaacctgagccccaaccccaacccattgGTACGTATCTGTCATATATTCCATGATTGGCACCACcttcaacgttcactccctccaccaccgacgcactgtagcaacagtgtgtaccatctacaagatgcactgcagcaactcaccaaggctccttcgacagcacctaccaaacccgtGGACTCTGCCACCTAGTAGGATAAGggtggcagacacatgggaacatcaccacttgcaagtcccccccctacacacccccacaaagccacacgccatcctgacttggaactatatcgttgcTTCTTCACTATTGCTGAGCCAAATCCTGGAacaccatccctaacagcactgcgggtgtacctacaccacacaggctgctgcagttcaagaaggcggctcaccaccaccttctcaaggggcaattaggaatgggcagccaatgctgacctaaccagtgATGAACCCATCCCGTgtaagaaaaaaaatattttattcctCTTTCTCGACCATGTtctgcccacccccaccttctctctctctctctttctctttttcaccTCTTGTCTTGGGGTGATCCCAGGGAGCTGGCTCACCTTCAGTATGcagagaaaaaaaagaaaggacttgcattaatgtagcacctttcacatcctcaggacattccaacaTGTGTCCATGAGCCTCTTCtgcagtgcagtcactgttgttatgcagGCAAACGAGGTAACCAATTTGTGCTCAGCACACTCCCACAAATAGAAAGCGAGATCaatgagcatcttaaaggaggacataaagaggattagggagggaattccagggctaaagtccaaggcagctgaagacacggctGCCAAAGACGGATCGAATAAAGTTACGGATGTGCATGAGGCCTGGATTGGAAGAGGGCAGATAACTCGGAGGGTTGTAAGGCTGAGATTTCagtgaggctatggagggatttaaaaacaggggtaagaattttaaaattggggcCAGACCAGGTACCAGGCAATGATAGGGGACGATGGGTTTGGCAGGCAAATCACATCA is a window encoding:
- the LOC121281582 gene encoding H-2 class II histocompatibility antigen gamma chain-like isoform X1, with the protein product MSVDEQQNSLLNNSQQDLISNSNVEARTTVTGQSSRKCSRSLLWGGVTVLAAMLIAGQVVSVMFLLKQQDKITDLQKTTDRIENKYSSSRSPVRPRPIMHFRPMMMDMPIAYIDPNMEKPKVPKSTPSKPMTLLEKVQELLEKENTTKNIPEFNSTFPTNLKLLRDSMTESDWQDFNTWLKNWLLFQLIQEKKEAAPTPSAPQPQPEPQPQPIGRRIYSSIAMKPMMVDLPKASDTKETNSPDAVPESKVLKVETDCERHRKESKIVPGAYRPSCDEKGNYEVKQCWPSTGYCWCTYPNGTKVEGTDTRHQLNCKPH
- the LOC121281582 gene encoding H-2 class II histocompatibility antigen gamma chain-like isoform X2; this translates as MSVDEQQNSLLNNSQQDLISNSNVEARTTVTGQSRKCSRSLLWGGVTVLAAMLIAGQVVSVMFLLKQQDKITDLQKTTDRIENKYSSSRSPVRPRPIMHFRPMMMDMPIAYIDPNMEKPKVPKSTPSKPMTLLEKVQELLEKENTTKNIPEFNSTFPTNLKLLRDSMTESDWQDFNTWLKNWLLFQLIQEKKEAAPTPSAPQPQPEPQPQPIGRRIYSSIAMKPMMVDLPKASDTKETNSPDAVPESKVLKVETDCERHRKESKIVPGAYRPSCDEKGNYEVKQCWPSTGYCWCTYPNGTKVEGTDTRHQLNCKPH